A genome region from Schlesneria paludicola DSM 18645 includes the following:
- the rplP gene encoding 50S ribosomal protein L16 has product MALMPKRVKHRKEQRGRVKGNATRGATVAFGEWGLQTMDAGHIRGNTIEACRVAATQYVRGEGKLYIRIFPNKPMTARPLETRMGTGKGEPDHWVAVVRPGKVLFELAGVSQAAARECFARVAYKLPVRVRMVGRHV; this is encoded by the coding sequence ATGGCTCTCATGCCCAAGCGGGTCAAGCATCGCAAAGAGCAAAGAGGGCGCGTAAAAGGTAATGCCACCCGAGGGGCCACAGTGGCCTTCGGAGAATGGGGTCTGCAGACGATGGATGCGGGACACATTCGCGGTAATACCATTGAAGCCTGCCGCGTGGCCGCCACGCAGTATGTTCGCGGTGAAGGTAAGTTGTATATTCGGATTTTCCCGAACAAGCCTATGACGGCCCGTCCGCTGGAAACGCGAATGGGTACCGGTAAGGGTGAGCCCGACCACTGGGTTGCGGTTGTTCGTCCCGGGAAGGTTCTGTTTGAATTGGCTGGGGTTTCCCAGGCCGCAGCGCGTGAATGTTTTGCTCGCGTGGCGTATAAGCTTCCTGTCCGGGTGCGGATGGTCGGTCGACACGTCTGA
- the rpsC gene encoding 30S ribosomal protein S3, with translation MGQKVRPTGFRLGIVEEWRSRWYATKAEFGDLLIEDSKIRAFIKKRYEFAAIHKVEIERTRDQVICHVHTARPGIIIGRKGQEVDRLKTELEDLTGRHMDLKIVEIGQPFRSAMLVAEDIAQQLVKRGSFRKVIKRSLDQSMEAGVDGVKIELSGRLGGAEMSRTEKASRGSIPLSTLRKRIDYGLAVARTTMGTIGVKVWIDLGDEEVNDGSHAQAGQASQRAKRARKR, from the coding sequence ATGGGCCAGAAGGTTCGACCTACCGGTTTTCGGTTGGGGATTGTCGAAGAGTGGAGAAGTCGCTGGTACGCGACCAAGGCCGAATTCGGCGATCTGCTGATTGAGGACTCGAAGATTCGCGCGTTCATCAAAAAACGCTACGAATTTGCGGCGATTCATAAAGTCGAGATCGAGCGAACTCGTGATCAGGTGATCTGCCACGTGCATACAGCACGTCCGGGGATCATCATCGGTCGCAAGGGGCAAGAAGTTGACCGGCTGAAGACGGAGCTTGAAGATCTGACGGGCCGGCATATGGACCTGAAGATTGTCGAGATTGGGCAGCCGTTCCGGAGTGCCATGCTCGTCGCGGAAGATATTGCTCAGCAGTTGGTGAAACGAGGCAGTTTCCGGAAAGTGATTAAGCGGTCGCTTGATCAGTCGATGGAAGCGGGCGTTGACGGCGTCAAGATCGAGTTGTCGGGTCGATTGGGCGGGGCGGAAATGTCCCGAACTGAGAAGGCCAGTCGCGGTTCGATTCCGTTGTCAACGTTGCGAAAGCGAATTGATTACGGTCTCGCCGTTGCGAGAACGACGATGGGTACAATTGGCGTCAAGGTGTGGATCGATTTAGGCGACGAGGAGGTGAACGATGGCTCTCATGCCCAAGCGGGTCAAGCATCGCAAAGAGCAAAGAGGGCGCGTAAAAGGTAA
- a CDS encoding 50S ribosomal protein L29, with translation MAVEQLESLALDCAKEEFGYRFGSHDDAKAKANKRSDLRRQIARIATVIGEKKRGAEAAAK, from the coding sequence ATGGCGGTAGAGCAACTGGAGAGCCTGGCGCTTGATTGTGCCAAGGAAGAGTTCGGTTATCGGTTTGGTTCGCATGATGATGCGAAAGCCAAGGCGAACAAACGATCCGATCTGCGTCGACAGATTGCCCGGATCGCGACCGTCATCGGTGAGAAAAAGCGCGGTGCCGAAGCGGCCGCGAAGTAA
- the rpsS gene encoding 30S ribosomal protein S19, whose amino-acid sequence MSRSLKKGPYIDAGLISKIEKLDAVRKKEPIKTWARRSTISPEFVGHTFLVHNGKQHISVYVTEEMVGHKLGEFSLTRLFRGHGNKGNK is encoded by the coding sequence ATGTCACGTTCACTTAAAAAAGGCCCGTATATCGATGCGGGCTTGATCTCCAAGATCGAGAAGCTTGATGCGGTTCGCAAGAAAGAACCAATCAAGACTTGGGCTCGGCGATCGACGATTTCGCCTGAGTTCGTGGGACACACGTTTCTCGTGCACAACGGCAAACAGCACATCAGCGTGTACGTGACTGAAGAGATGGTCGGTCACAAGTTGGGTGAGTTCTCGCTGACTCGGCTGTTCCGTGGTCATGGAAACAAAGGGAACAAGTAA
- the rplX gene encoding 50S ribosomal protein L24: MRVRKGDLVVVVAGDDASHVARKVLRVLDGGERLLIEGVNRVYKHVKRGHPSSPQGGRLSRELPISASNAMFFCSQCNKGVRVGTRVSETTRERYCKKCKASLGVIGRQKAGA, from the coding sequence ATGCGCGTGCGAAAAGGTGATTTAGTTGTGGTCGTGGCCGGTGACGACGCAAGCCATGTCGCAAGAAAGGTCTTGCGAGTTCTGGATGGCGGCGAACGGTTGCTGATCGAAGGTGTGAATCGCGTTTACAAGCATGTGAAGCGAGGACACCCAAGCAGCCCTCAAGGCGGTCGACTTTCGCGTGAGCTGCCGATCTCGGCCTCGAACGCGATGTTCTTCTGCAGTCAGTGTAACAAGGGTGTTCGCGTCGGAACGCGGGTTAGCGAAACGACGCGTGAGCGATATTGCAAGAAATGCAAGGCTTCGCTCGGGGTCATCGGTCGTCAAAAGGCGGGCGCCTAG
- the rplV gene encoding 50S ribosomal protein L22, giving the protein MSKLKYARIAPTKVHHVLDLVRGKTVDAGLDALRFIPNRSARMVEKLIKSARANAEDRGERNVGALFVSTATAGSGPTLKRIQPHARGMGFMIKKRFTHITIGLESKLA; this is encoded by the coding sequence ATGTCGAAGCTTAAATACGCTCGTATCGCGCCGACGAAGGTTCACCACGTGTTGGATCTCGTTCGGGGCAAGACGGTCGATGCCGGTTTGGACGCGTTGCGTTTCATTCCGAATCGTAGCGCTCGGATGGTTGAGAAGCTCATCAAGAGTGCGCGAGCCAATGCGGAGGACCGCGGCGAGCGTAATGTGGGTGCGTTGTTCGTTTCGACGGCAACGGCGGGTTCCGGCCCGACGCTGAAACGAATTCAGCCGCACGCCCGCGGGATGGGCTTCATGATTAAGAAGCGGTTCACACACATCACCATTGGCTTAGAGTCAAAGTTGGCGTAG
- the rplN gene encoding 50S ribosomal protein L14 — MIQMQTMVNVADNTGAKTARCIKVLGSNRRYAGLGDIVVVAVQKSLPNGGVQHKAVVKGVVVRTRQPYRRADGSYIRFDANAIVLVDNDNNPRGTRIFGAVARELRDRRFMKIISLAAEVV; from the coding sequence ATGATCCAGATGCAGACAATGGTCAATGTGGCCGACAACACCGGAGCCAAGACGGCTCGCTGTATTAAGGTGTTGGGGTCGAATCGACGCTACGCAGGATTGGGCGATATCGTCGTCGTCGCAGTGCAGAAGTCTCTGCCAAACGGTGGCGTCCAGCACAAGGCCGTGGTAAAAGGCGTCGTGGTTCGTACACGCCAGCCTTACCGCCGCGCGGATGGTAGTTACATCCGGTTTGATGCGAACGCAATCGTGCTTGTTGACAACGACAATAATCCCCGTGGAACGCGTATTTTCGGTGCGGTTGCCCGTGAGTTGCGTGATCGACGGTTTATGAAAATTATCAGTTTGGCTGCGGAAGTCGTCTGA
- the rpsQ gene encoding 30S ribosomal protein S17 produces MRRRLVGVVASDRCDKTRRVEVRRVYRHAKYQKTVSGTTVCHAHDENNVSKIGDVVEIVESRPMSRLKRWCVVSVVTAANRPVATEPVQ; encoded by the coding sequence ATGAGAAGGCGACTTGTTGGGGTAGTGGCTTCAGATCGTTGCGATAAGACGCGGCGAGTGGAAGTGCGACGTGTTTACCGGCACGCCAAGTATCAAAAGACCGTTTCCGGCACGACGGTCTGCCATGCTCATGATGAAAACAATGTTTCGAAGATCGGCGACGTCGTCGAGATCGTCGAAAGTCGTCCGATGTCACGGTTGAAGCGCTGGTGCGTGGTGAGTGTCGTCACGGCTGCCAATCGTCCCGTTGCGACAGAACCAGTTCAGTGA
- the rplB gene encoding 50S ribosomal protein L2, translating to MGMRFYKPTSAGRRGGMVSDFKEITDRKKKPEKSLLEPVKKKGGRNFQGKITTRHRGGGHKRMYRLIDFRRDKDECSALVTHIEYDPNRSSRIALLQYSDGEKRYIIAPEGLVAGVTVSSGPDSEPKVGNTLPLNRIPTGTVIHNIELQPGKGAQLCRSAGTSAVFNATEGAWAQITLPSGEVRRVPASCRATIGRVGNSEHSSRVLAKAGRVRWMGIRPYVRGSAMNPVAHPMGGGEGRRSGGRHPVSPTGKLAKGGRTRNPRKPTKNAIIRRRKSVRYGQLKL from the coding sequence ATGGGTATGCGATTCTATAAGCCGACCAGCGCTGGACGCCGTGGCGGCATGGTTAGTGATTTCAAGGAAATCACAGACCGCAAGAAGAAGCCAGAAAAGTCACTGCTTGAGCCGGTCAAGAAAAAGGGCGGTCGCAACTTCCAGGGGAAGATTACGACGCGTCATCGTGGCGGCGGTCATAAGCGGATGTATCGGCTGATCGATTTCCGACGCGATAAGGACGAGTGCAGCGCGTTGGTGACGCACATTGAGTATGATCCAAATCGCAGCTCGCGAATTGCTTTGTTGCAATACAGCGACGGCGAAAAGCGTTATATTATCGCTCCTGAAGGCCTTGTTGCGGGCGTGACTGTCTCGAGCGGTCCCGACAGCGAGCCAAAGGTTGGTAACACATTGCCATTGAATCGCATTCCAACCGGAACGGTGATTCACAATATCGAATTGCAACCCGGCAAAGGGGCACAGTTGTGTCGCAGTGCTGGGACATCTGCGGTGTTCAATGCGACGGAAGGTGCTTGGGCTCAGATCACTCTGCCTTCGGGCGAAGTGCGACGCGTGCCAGCGTCTTGCCGAGCGACGATCGGCCGAGTGGGTAACTCAGAGCATTCGAGCCGAGTGCTGGCGAAAGCTGGGCGGGTGCGATGGATGGGGATTCGTCCATACGTCCGCGGTTCTGCAATGAACCCAGTTGCTCACCCGATGGGTGGTGGTGAAGGCCGCCGATCTGGTGGACGTCACCCCGTGAGTCCGACCGGAAAGCTGGCGAAGGGTGGTCGTACGCGTAACCCGCGGAAGCCAACGAAGAATGCCATTATCCGTCGGCGTAAGTCGGTTCGTTATGGCCAGTTGAAGCTCTGA